Proteins encoded by one window of Candidatus Sumerlaea chitinivorans:
- a CDS encoding Indigoidine synthase A-like protein, uncharacterized enzyme involved in pigment biosynthesis, translating to MTQFPAPSGHSKYPLEASPEVAYALGRGAPIVAFETTILSFGLPAPLNEEVGKLCEATARKHGATPATVAIVDGRVRVGLDAATLQFFCSRDPSIVKVNLQNFAAVLASGQAGALTVAASMRACSMAGIRVFATGGIGGVHRGFEQTLDISSDLTALATYPVAVVCAGAKSILHIGATLEVLETLGVPVVGYQTQRFPLFFSRESEYKLEIAFDSIDDIARFVQTHFACDGRGVLVVTPVPEAFAVEREALDSWIESALADAAQAGITGKQVTPFLLERLEHLSNGRTLAANRALIENNASVAAQLAVALASRRGSFHP from the coding sequence ATGACTCAGTTTCCCGCACCCTCTGGCCATTCCAAATATCCACTCGAGGCGTCCCCTGAGGTCGCTTATGCCCTCGGACGCGGCGCGCCAATCGTTGCCTTTGAAACCACGATCCTGAGTTTTGGGCTTCCCGCACCTCTCAACGAGGAGGTGGGAAAGTTGTGCGAGGCCACAGCGCGCAAGCACGGTGCCACTCCCGCCACGGTCGCAATTGTGGATGGTCGTGTGCGCGTCGGGCTGGACGCCGCAACTCTCCAGTTTTTTTGCTCGCGCGATCCGTCGATCGTGAAGGTCAATCTGCAGAATTTTGCGGCGGTCCTCGCCAGCGGTCAGGCCGGGGCCCTCACCGTAGCGGCTTCCATGCGTGCATGTTCCATGGCTGGGATACGCGTGTTTGCCACTGGCGGGATCGGCGGTGTTCATCGCGGTTTCGAGCAAACGCTTGATATCTCCAGCGATCTCACCGCACTGGCCACCTATCCGGTGGCAGTGGTGTGCGCAGGGGCCAAAAGCATTCTGCACATCGGCGCCACACTTGAGGTTCTCGAGACCCTCGGCGTACCCGTCGTGGGCTACCAGACGCAGCGCTTCCCTCTATTCTTCTCGCGCGAGAGTGAGTACAAACTCGAAATCGCGTTCGATTCGATCGACGACATCGCGCGTTTCGTCCAGACCCATTTTGCCTGCGACGGACGAGGAGTGCTTGTGGTGACGCCGGTGCCTGAAGCCTTCGCGGTCGAGCGGGAAGCGCTCGATTCTTGGATTGAGTCTGCCCTCGCGGATGCCGCTCAAGCTGGCATCACCGGCAAACAAGTCACCCCCTTTCTGCTCGAGCGCCTTGAGCACCTGAGCAACGGGCGCACGCTTGCCGCCAACCGAGCTCTCATCGAAAACAACGCGAGCGTTGCAGCTCAACTTGCTGTGGCACTTGCAAGCCGACGCGGGAGTTTTCACCCGTGA
- a CDS encoding 5,10-methylenetetrahydrofolate reductase, protein MRLPEIYAHRRPAISVEFFPPKTPAGEALLAQRLERFRALDPAFCSITYGAGGSTREKTLEWARRLRNEYGFETMCHLTCVGHSREELRSLLEGLWADAIENIIALRGDPPRGQENWQPHPEGLRHAVELVRLARSVAPFGIAVAGFPEGHPESPTEQEDLRYLKEKVDAGADVVITQLFFDNTDFFHYVNAARAVGVSVPIVPGIMPFRTVAQLEKFTTVYARTRNGPARIPEKLRKRLQGIASDEDAARLGIAYAIEQCEELLDRGVPGIHFYCLNESDAVDAILQSLRSSHRLA, encoded by the coding sequence GTGAGGTTACCAGAAATCTATGCACACCGACGCCCCGCCATCTCGGTGGAATTTTTTCCGCCGAAGACGCCTGCAGGCGAGGCACTCCTTGCTCAGCGTCTCGAGCGCTTCCGCGCACTCGATCCAGCCTTTTGCTCGATCACTTATGGTGCCGGTGGAAGCACGCGCGAAAAGACACTCGAATGGGCTCGTCGTCTTCGCAACGAATACGGCTTTGAAACGATGTGCCACCTGACATGTGTCGGTCATTCGCGCGAAGAACTCCGTAGCCTCCTCGAGGGCTTGTGGGCCGACGCCATTGAGAATATCATCGCGCTGCGCGGTGACCCGCCACGAGGGCAGGAGAACTGGCAACCCCATCCCGAAGGTTTGCGCCACGCTGTCGAACTCGTTCGCCTTGCGCGGAGCGTCGCACCTTTCGGCATTGCTGTCGCTGGGTTTCCTGAAGGGCATCCTGAATCCCCCACCGAGCAAGAGGACCTACGCTACCTCAAAGAGAAAGTCGACGCCGGTGCGGACGTTGTGATCACGCAGCTCTTTTTCGATAACACGGACTTCTTTCACTATGTGAATGCGGCGCGTGCAGTCGGCGTCAGCGTCCCGATTGTTCCCGGCATCATGCCTTTCCGCACCGTGGCGCAGCTCGAGAAATTCACCACTGTCTACGCACGCACACGCAACGGCCCGGCCCGCATTCCCGAAAAACTGCGGAAACGACTTCAGGGAATTGCATCGGATGAAGATGCGGCGCGCTTAGGCATTGCCTATGCGATTGAACAATGCGAAGAGTTGCTCGATCGCGGAGTTCCCGGGATTCACTTCTATTGCCTGAACGAGTCCGACGCCGTGGACGCGATCCTACAATCTCTTCGCTCGAGCCATCGCCTTGCGTGA
- a CDS encoding Putative inner membrane protein — MGVRLFRLDYRGMWTDEFHTLHAILLPWRELIFERMRAGHLPTYFILMKLWSQWAGTSDWALRLPSAIAGAFIVPAVAWFARPYLDRRKFYTLLAIATLNGTAVWASQEARMYGMLLVVATFAHAAYLRTVIHPSWRAWVKYFGVLIGGVALQPVMLLAALSHGFFSWVIRRRHPQHARIALRIWASVIAVVLVPAVAFALFQRTRTLDWDIHSVSDFLRTTLRNVGILWKRLGLVAFGCSADDGLWRALTAIGLTVCFVGVWLGLRRVRQVAPDFLDSPLSDFIRFCVVTVVVPPAVLFVASYAVAHLIGIERYHIPLAAPLWVLCVMGAYAFHGTRRQVLALVLALLVVSGLVRHWLDRGLGGREVVQFVNANANADDVVVCRATPTLIRMIEHYSKRPLRLCAIPERLSDEQLRARLAECCEGAARMWVIEYRDKGKRLKQVVLSQPERFVPLREETIGEARAVLVKINPTAK, encoded by the coding sequence TTGGGCGTGCGGCTCTTTCGGCTGGATTACCGGGGGATGTGGACGGATGAGTTCCACACGCTTCATGCGATTTTGTTGCCTTGGCGTGAGCTTATCTTCGAGCGCATGCGGGCGGGTCACCTGCCGACCTATTTCATTCTCATGAAGCTCTGGAGCCAGTGGGCGGGGACCAGTGATTGGGCTTTGCGGCTGCCCTCAGCGATCGCGGGTGCCTTCATCGTTCCTGCCGTCGCGTGGTTTGCTCGGCCTTATCTCGACAGACGTAAATTCTACACTCTTTTAGCGATAGCCACACTCAACGGCACCGCCGTTTGGGCTTCGCAGGAAGCCCGGATGTATGGAATGCTGCTGGTGGTTGCCACCTTCGCCCATGCGGCGTACTTGCGCACGGTGATTCATCCGTCGTGGCGCGCTTGGGTGAAATACTTTGGCGTGCTTATTGGCGGCGTGGCGCTTCAACCGGTGATGCTGCTCGCGGCGCTTTCACATGGTTTCTTCAGTTGGGTAATTCGCCGTCGCCACCCCCAGCACGCGCGGATTGCGTTGCGCATTTGGGCAAGTGTGATTGCTGTGGTCCTTGTACCGGCCGTGGCGTTTGCCCTTTTTCAGCGCACACGCACCTTGGACTGGGACATTCACTCTGTCTCGGACTTTCTCCGCACCACTCTCCGCAACGTGGGGATTCTGTGGAAGCGGCTGGGATTGGTGGCTTTTGGGTGCTCAGCCGATGATGGATTGTGGCGAGCACTGACAGCAATCGGCCTAACTGTGTGTTTTGTTGGGGTGTGGTTGGGTTTGCGTCGGGTGCGTCAGGTTGCTCCCGATTTTTTAGATTCGCCGCTATCGGATTTTATCCGCTTCTGTGTGGTGACCGTCGTGGTGCCCCCCGCCGTGCTATTTGTTGCTTCGTACGCCGTGGCCCATCTCATCGGAATTGAACGTTACCACATTCCTTTGGCTGCACCACTTTGGGTACTGTGTGTGATGGGAGCGTATGCGTTCCATGGGACGCGGCGACAGGTGTTGGCGCTTGTTCTCGCATTGCTGGTCGTTTCCGGGCTGGTCCGTCATTGGCTCGATCGCGGTCTGGGCGGACGGGAAGTCGTTCAGTTTGTGAATGCCAACGCGAATGCCGACGATGTGGTGGTGTGCCGGGCAACGCCGACCTTGATACGCATGATTGAGCACTACAGCAAGCGTCCGCTGCGATTGTGCGCCATTCCTGAGCGACTGAGTGATGAGCAACTCCGCGCGCGATTGGCTGAGTGTTGTGAAGGGGCTGCGCGCATGTGGGTGATCGAGTATCGCGATAAAGGCAAACGCCTCAAGCAGGTTGTGTTGTCGCAACCCGAACGGTTTGTGCCCCTGAGAGAAGAGACCATCGGGGAAGCGCGAGCTGTGCTCGTGAAAATCAATCCGACGGCGAAGTAA
- a CDS encoding N-Acetyl-D-glucosamine ABC transport system, permease protein: MRLETRRKWWGLFFAAPNLLLFFAFVLIPVIGAVLLAFKDFQPGRGIVLSPWVGLDNFRDLLTNPVFSEDFYVALENTAIITIALVPINIAVALVVAGMIHPMGPRTQNFFKAAFYLPGIISAVIIAIVWQWMFTEHNGLINVTLRALGFEPIPWFSERRWAVATIILSSIPYAPGAGIILYVAALNRIPPELLESAAIDGANLWQRWRAVILPLLKPTTLYLVVISTIESFKIFTPVYVMTRGRPANQSTSLVFEIYQNAFDSSEFGIASAEAMILFAIVMFFAVLQFRYLRSEEEF; encoded by the coding sequence ATGCGTTTAGAAACTCGGCGGAAATGGTGGGGATTGTTCTTTGCCGCCCCGAACCTACTTTTGTTTTTCGCCTTTGTTCTCATCCCTGTCATTGGCGCAGTCCTCCTTGCGTTCAAAGATTTCCAGCCGGGGCGCGGAATCGTGCTCAGTCCCTGGGTAGGTCTCGATAATTTTCGGGATCTGCTTACGAATCCGGTCTTCTCGGAGGACTTTTACGTTGCGCTCGAGAACACCGCCATCATCACCATCGCCCTCGTGCCCATTAACATCGCGGTCGCCCTCGTCGTCGCCGGAATGATTCATCCCATGGGGCCACGCACCCAGAATTTCTTCAAAGCGGCCTTCTATCTTCCCGGAATCATTAGCGCGGTGATCATTGCTATTGTGTGGCAGTGGATGTTCACCGAGCACAACGGTTTGATCAACGTCACACTCCGAGCCCTCGGTTTTGAGCCCATTCCATGGTTCAGTGAGCGCCGATGGGCAGTTGCCACGATCATCCTGAGCAGCATTCCCTACGCGCCGGGAGCGGGCATCATCCTTTACGTGGCGGCTTTGAATCGCATCCCGCCGGAGCTACTGGAAAGTGCGGCGATCGACGGCGCAAACCTTTGGCAACGGTGGCGAGCCGTCATTCTCCCACTCCTCAAACCTACCACCCTTTACCTTGTCGTCATTAGCACGATCGAAAGTTTTAAGATCTTCACACCCGTCTACGTGATGACACGTGGTCGCCCGGCGAACCAATCCACCTCGCTGGTCTTCGAGATTTATCAAAACGCATTCGACTCGAGCGAATTTGGCATCGCCAGTGCGGAAGCAATGATCCTCTTCGCCATCGTCATGTTCTTCGCAGTCCTGCAGTTCCGTTATCTGCGTAGCGAAGAGGAGTTCTGA
- a CDS encoding Holliday junction DNA helicase RuvA — MLRGILAENDGAHVVVDVHGIGFGADVPASTANELPAIGEEVQLFTYFYVQENIVRLYAFRTRQERDIFEIFIGVSGIGPKTALGILSAVRISDFVNAVLESDVSQLTKIPGVGKKTAERLIVELRDKVKHWGVSAAVTAPRDSSATVPRREAVLRDVSAALQALGCKAAIADRAAERAMEKLGEDAALEALVREALRHRY, encoded by the coding sequence ATGCTCCGTGGAATTCTTGCTGAAAATGATGGTGCCCATGTGGTGGTGGATGTGCATGGGATCGGATTTGGGGCGGATGTGCCGGCATCCACTGCGAATGAGCTGCCGGCGATTGGCGAGGAAGTGCAGCTCTTTACGTATTTCTATGTTCAGGAGAATATTGTCCGCCTGTACGCCTTCCGCACGCGGCAAGAGCGCGATATTTTCGAAATCTTCATTGGGGTGTCGGGGATTGGTCCGAAGACCGCATTAGGCATTTTGTCGGCGGTGCGCATCAGCGATTTTGTGAATGCGGTGCTCGAGTCGGACGTCTCGCAGCTCACGAAGATTCCGGGGGTGGGGAAAAAGACAGCGGAGCGCCTTATTGTGGAGTTGCGTGACAAGGTGAAGCATTGGGGCGTGTCTGCGGCAGTGACGGCGCCTCGCGACTCCTCAGCAACTGTGCCTCGGCGGGAGGCTGTCCTGCGTGATGTGTCGGCGGCCCTGCAGGCGTTGGGATGCAAAGCTGCGATCGCAGATCGTGCCGCTGAGCGGGCCATGGAGAAACTTGGGGAGGATGCCGCACTCGAAGCCTTAGTGCGTGAGGCGCTTCGTCATCGATACTGA
- a CDS encoding General secretion pathway protein A — MYKKFFGLAEEPFNITPDSRFLFLSQRHREALSALIYGVKERKGFILLTGEIGSGKTTVCRAFVNELRAENVKLALILNPGLSELELLKAINDEFQIPSFYNSKKGLVDELNRFLLAENQKGNNVVLVIDEAQNLDPTLLEQIRLLSNLETESEKLLQIVLIGQPELNDTLALSQLEQLNQRIAVRYHITPLTEAETLAYIKHRLFVAGAKVDIEFTPGAMRMLYSATGGVPRRINVVCDRALLACYVDGTYTVDEKIMERAIKEVAGSERTKSPKAKRRSFRESVGDLIDRDVLKRIAKKIALYGIAAAAGVGLFAFAIYLGIRLANVKAVEDPHPKAVAEASRPLPTPAAVVAAKNAASEEENSGDDATSASNSQDVAVKAEPTPTPDWDALRKRNPHWKWERNVPLVRVNNPRAALRAAQFSLLKMWGYEVQLSELAKLGDEAVIEGVLSSDALKVREVRIPGTFSDVVKLNVPVIVRLKDPPKDQSEYVVLLRAEGEAVTVGDPVWGVRTYKTQDFTKRWESALAVFVDVYELSEIQRGEASERVRMLQQYLKSRGYLETVSGKFDVDTVEAIKKFQAYYKLRESGQLDDLTVMLLNACMRPEGPRLSSTGD, encoded by the coding sequence ATGTACAAGAAATTCTTCGGATTAGCCGAAGAGCCGTTTAATATAACGCCCGACTCACGATTTTTGTTTTTGAGCCAGCGCCACCGTGAGGCGCTGAGTGCGCTTATTTACGGCGTGAAAGAGCGCAAAGGATTCATACTTCTTACGGGCGAAATTGGCTCAGGCAAGACGACGGTGTGCCGAGCGTTCGTCAACGAGCTCCGCGCCGAGAACGTGAAGCTGGCGCTGATATTGAACCCCGGACTTTCGGAGCTCGAGCTTCTGAAAGCCATCAACGACGAGTTCCAGATCCCATCGTTCTACAACTCGAAAAAGGGGTTGGTGGACGAGCTCAACCGCTTCCTGTTGGCCGAGAACCAAAAGGGAAACAACGTGGTGCTTGTGATTGACGAGGCGCAAAACCTCGATCCCACGTTACTCGAACAAATCCGGCTGCTCTCTAACCTCGAAACTGAGAGCGAAAAGCTTTTGCAAATCGTGCTCATCGGCCAGCCGGAGCTCAATGATACGTTGGCTCTGAGCCAATTGGAGCAGCTCAACCAACGCATTGCGGTCCGCTACCATATTACGCCGCTCACCGAGGCAGAGACGCTGGCGTACATCAAGCATCGTCTGTTTGTGGCTGGCGCAAAAGTAGACATCGAATTTACACCCGGCGCGATGCGAATGCTGTACTCGGCAACGGGTGGTGTGCCTCGCCGGATCAACGTGGTGTGCGATCGCGCGCTGTTGGCGTGCTACGTGGACGGCACGTACACGGTGGACGAGAAAATTATGGAACGCGCGATCAAGGAAGTGGCTGGTTCCGAGCGGACAAAGTCGCCGAAAGCGAAGCGCCGGAGCTTCCGTGAATCGGTAGGAGATTTGATTGATCGCGATGTTCTCAAGCGGATTGCAAAAAAAATCGCACTCTATGGCATTGCGGCTGCTGCTGGCGTGGGGCTTTTCGCATTCGCTATTTATCTTGGGATTCGCTTGGCCAACGTGAAAGCAGTCGAAGATCCTCATCCGAAAGCAGTGGCGGAGGCAAGCCGACCGCTGCCTACCCCTGCGGCAGTGGTAGCTGCGAAGAATGCTGCCTCAGAGGAAGAAAATTCCGGCGATGATGCAACCTCCGCAAGCAATAGCCAAGATGTCGCAGTTAAGGCAGAACCCACGCCGACCCCCGATTGGGACGCGCTGCGAAAGCGAAACCCGCATTGGAAATGGGAACGCAATGTGCCATTGGTGCGGGTGAACAACCCGCGGGCTGCGCTTCGGGCTGCTCAGTTCAGCTTGCTAAAGATGTGGGGCTATGAGGTGCAACTTTCGGAGCTCGCCAAGTTGGGTGACGAAGCGGTCATTGAAGGAGTGCTCAGCTCGGATGCGCTCAAGGTGCGTGAAGTGCGGATTCCCGGCACATTCTCGGACGTGGTGAAACTCAACGTGCCAGTGATCGTGCGGCTCAAAGACCCACCGAAGGATCAGTCCGAATACGTGGTTCTTTTGCGTGCCGAAGGCGAAGCTGTGACGGTGGGTGACCCAGTTTGGGGGGTGCGCACGTACAAGACCCAGGATTTCACCAAGCGATGGGAAAGCGCTTTGGCGGTCTTTGTGGATGTCTACGAGCTCTCGGAGATCCAACGAGGCGAAGCGAGCGAGCGCGTACGGATGCTGCAGCAATACCTCAAATCGCGTGGCTACTTAGAGACGGTGAGCGGAAAGTTTGATGTGGACACGGTAGAGGCGATTAAGAAGTTTCAGGCGTATTACAAGCTGCGCGAATCAGGGCAACTTGACGATTTGACAGTGATGCTGCTCAATGCTTGCATGCGACCCGAGGGTCCACGACTGAGTTCGACGGGAGACTGA
- a CDS encoding YlxP-like protein — protein sequence MVIGSQRVRLFIPHCNSLKEKRSVLRKTIHRLRTHYNCAVAEVDDQNLWQSAILAIVTVAANRPQVDSLLQTIMRDLETAADFQVVEEYLEYL from the coding sequence GTGGTCATTGGTTCGCAACGAGTGCGTCTGTTCATCCCCCATTGCAATTCCCTGAAAGAAAAGCGGAGTGTGCTACGCAAGACCATCCACCGCTTGCGCACGCATTACAATTGTGCCGTCGCTGAGGTGGACGACCAGAACTTGTGGCAGAGCGCGATTTTGGCGATTGTGACGGTGGCTGCAAATCGGCCGCAGGTGGATTCGCTACTTCAAACGATCATGCGCGATCTGGAAACGGCAGCTGATTTTCAGGTGGTGGAAGAGTATCTTGAGTACTTGTAG
- a CDS encoding N-Acetyl-D-glucosamine ABC transport system, permease protein 2: MSVGTKMQRFIHRMVVYVALCLLAALFAGPFVWMVLTSLKADSEVLTSPPIWIPRQLQWDHYPKALLWGCEEAVPATATAAEAWGAFVQLVAKGKLAAIPFLRYTFNTLWITGWCIVGSLVSCSLAAYGFARLKWPGRDALFFLLLSTMMLPGFVTLIPVLVLFKRLGWVGTYLPLTVPAFFGSAFYIFLLRQFFLTIPMELSEAAVVDGCSEFGIYRRIVLPLAKPALAIVALFTFVASWNDFLGPLIYLSRESQYTLSLGLQMFVGQHSAEWQKLMAASAVMILPVLLVFFFAQRTFIEGISLTGLKG; encoded by the coding sequence ATGAGTGTTGGGACGAAAATGCAGCGCTTCATCCACCGCATGGTGGTGTACGTGGCATTGTGCCTGCTGGCAGCGCTTTTCGCGGGGCCTTTCGTGTGGATGGTACTGACTTCGCTTAAGGCCGATTCTGAGGTGCTCACGTCTCCACCGATTTGGATTCCCCGTCAACTCCAATGGGACCATTATCCGAAGGCGCTTCTTTGGGGATGTGAAGAGGCTGTTCCGGCGACGGCTACAGCGGCTGAAGCGTGGGGCGCATTCGTGCAGCTTGTGGCAAAAGGCAAACTTGCCGCGATTCCTTTTTTGCGCTACACATTCAATACGCTCTGGATCACGGGGTGGTGCATCGTGGGTTCACTCGTGTCGTGCTCCTTAGCGGCTTACGGCTTCGCGCGACTGAAATGGCCGGGTCGTGATGCATTGTTCTTCCTGCTGCTTTCGACGATGATGCTGCCTGGGTTCGTGACGCTCATCCCGGTGCTAGTGCTTTTCAAGAGACTTGGTTGGGTGGGGACCTACTTGCCGCTCACGGTGCCAGCGTTTTTCGGAAGCGCGTTTTACATTTTTTTACTTCGGCAGTTTTTTCTCACAATTCCCATGGAGTTGAGCGAGGCAGCGGTGGTGGATGGTTGCTCGGAGTTTGGTATCTATCGGCGCATTGTGTTGCCGTTGGCCAAGCCTGCGCTTGCCATTGTGGCGCTGTTCACATTTGTGGCGTCGTGGAATGACTTTCTTGGGCCGTTGATTTACCTGAGCCGCGAATCGCAATATACGCTCTCGCTTGGGCTACAAATGTTTGTGGGTCAGCACAGTGCCGAGTGGCAGAAACTCATGGCCGCCAGTGCGGTTATGATCCTGCCTGTGTTACTTGTGTTCTTTTTTGCCCAACGCACGTTCATCGAAGGGATTTCACTTACAGGTCTGAAAGGGTGA
- a CDS encoding N-Acetyl-D-glucosamine ABC transport system, permease protein 1, translating into MRKSVNQRRALWKGLAFVSPWLLGFLLFTAYPIVASFYYSLCYYDGISRPHWIGLENYERLLQDPLFWKSLGNTLYFVALWIPLGLGFCLLAAVLLNQGVRGQSVFRALFYIPSITPLVAASVLWMWLLHPTYGLVNDLLRGPLDALNAWAASLGLSWRVGLPGWLSDPQWAKPALVLMSVWGMGNTILIFLAGLQEVPRSLYESAAIDGAGPLARFRYITLPMLSPVIFFNVVIGLIAGFQVFTQAYVMTRGGPSDATLFYAYYLFNNAFIFFNMGYASAMAWLLFVLVVACTWLVFKTSARWVYYAGEGT; encoded by the coding sequence ATGCGTAAAAGCGTGAATCAGCGCAGAGCATTGTGGAAGGGGCTCGCATTTGTAAGCCCTTGGCTGCTGGGCTTTCTGCTCTTTACTGCGTATCCGATTGTGGCGTCGTTTTACTACAGCTTGTGTTACTACGACGGGATTTCGCGACCGCACTGGATCGGGTTGGAAAATTACGAGCGGCTACTCCAGGACCCGTTGTTTTGGAAATCGTTGGGCAACACGCTGTACTTTGTGGCGCTGTGGATTCCTTTAGGATTGGGCTTCTGCTTATTGGCCGCGGTGCTTCTCAATCAAGGGGTGCGTGGCCAAAGCGTTTTTCGCGCACTCTTCTACATTCCTTCGATCACACCGCTGGTAGCCGCGAGTGTCTTGTGGATGTGGTTGCTGCACCCCACCTACGGTTTGGTGAATGATCTTCTGCGCGGTCCGTTGGACGCGCTCAACGCGTGGGCTGCAAGCTTGGGACTGAGCTGGCGCGTGGGCTTGCCGGGCTGGCTTTCCGATCCGCAATGGGCGAAGCCGGCGTTGGTGCTCATGTCGGTGTGGGGGATGGGCAACACGATTCTCATTTTTCTTGCAGGGCTGCAGGAAGTACCGCGATCGCTGTACGAAAGCGCTGCGATAGACGGTGCGGGACCGCTCGCGCGATTCCGTTACATCACGCTTCCCATGCTTTCCCCGGTCATTTTCTTCAATGTGGTGATCGGGTTGATTGCCGGATTCCAAGTGTTCACGCAAGCGTACGTCATGACGCGTGGCGGGCCGAGCGACGCAACACTGTTTTACGCTTATTATCTTTTTAACAATGCTTTTATCTTCTTCAATATGGGCTATGCTTCAGCGATGGCTTGGCTGCTATTTGTGTTGGTGGTCGCCTGCACATGGCTGGTGTTCAAGACCAGTGCGCGTTGGGTTTACTATGCGGGGGAAGGCACATGA
- a CDS encoding General secretion pathway protein G yields MRKAFTLIELLIVVAIIAILAAIAVPNFLEAQTRSKVARAKADMRSIATAIESYTVDHNKPPTGIVLGKTNTSSAPFGDYSVIQPLSTSNNCVSARFKRLTTPIAYISSVFVDPFRPVGFGVDPSGNVNVEYDTYDYFCANDVTPGLGAFDQSTPNWRGAGITSGATWRLVSAGPDRVNFFGGGYVGQFTMPNRSFGLDYDPTNGTVSRGDIVRVSSARGQINPARLPSIDRILNVYNESF; encoded by the coding sequence ATGCGGAAAGCATTTACTCTCATCGAACTACTGATCGTCGTGGCGATCATCGCGATTCTGGCGGCGATCGCCGTGCCGAACTTTCTCGAGGCTCAAACACGCTCGAAAGTCGCGCGCGCTAAGGCGGACATGCGAAGCATCGCCACAGCAATCGAATCCTACACCGTGGACCACAACAAACCACCCACGGGAATCGTGCTCGGAAAGACGAACACTTCCTCAGCGCCTTTTGGTGACTACAGCGTGATTCAGCCCCTGAGCACGTCGAACAACTGCGTAAGCGCGCGGTTCAAACGCCTGACAACCCCGATCGCCTATATTTCCTCCGTCTTTGTGGATCCCTTCCGACCTGTCGGCTTTGGCGTGGACCCAAGCGGCAACGTGAACGTCGAGTACGACACGTACGACTACTTCTGTGCCAACGACGTTACCCCCGGCCTTGGCGCATTCGACCAAAGCACGCCGAATTGGCGCGGCGCGGGAATCACGTCGGGCGCGACCTGGCGGTTGGTCAGCGCAGGCCCCGACCGCGTGAATTTCTTCGGCGGAGGCTATGTGGGACAATTCACCATGCCGAACCGCTCGTTTGGGTTGGATTACGACCCCACGAACGGCACGGTCAGTCGCGGTGACATTGTCCGCGTCTCCTCCGCCCGCGGCCAAATCAACCCCGCCCGGCTTCCCTCGATTGACAGAATTCTCAACGTCTACAACGAATCATTCTGA